CATTTGAGCGCGGGTTGCCCGTGCGCTTCGTTCCCTACATCTTATATTTCACCATTGTTGGCTTGTTTTACATCGGAAACAGTCACTACGCGGAACGGATGATTCGTAAGCGAAACCAACTGGAGCGGGAGGTAGAAGATTTGCGGGCCAATTACACCACCCTGAAGGCGGGATATATGCTGGACAGTAAGCAGTCAGAGGTAGCTAAGCGAGTAAAACATTTGGGGCTGGT
This region of Tunicatimonas pelagia genomic DNA includes:
- a CDS encoding FtsL-like putative cell division protein — translated: MKTAVKNKYRTKNRKAKAPRNTLRRTQATSSSRSLFTRVEDAVRFDTSFERGLPVRFVPYILYFTIVGLFYIGNSHYAERMIRKRNQLEREVEDLRANYTTLKAGYMLDSKQSEVAKRVKHLGLVESDTPPHKIIITEP